A DNA window from Streptomyces sp. B21-083 contains the following coding sequences:
- a CDS encoding riboflavin synthase, whose protein sequence is MFTGIVEELGHVTAVENLGDASRFRLRGPVVTEGARHGDSIAVNGVCLTVVEHEGDEFTADVMAETLERSSLGVLAVGSRVNLERPMALGARLGGHIVQGHVDGTGTVLERKPSENWEIVKISLPADLTRYVVEKGSITVDGISLTVVDAGPDYFTVSLIPTTLDLTTLGRKQPGDPVNLEVDVIAKYVERLLGAQGTQGAQGTQETWGAAK, encoded by the coding sequence GTGTTCACCGGAATCGTCGAAGAGCTGGGCCATGTCACGGCCGTCGAGAACCTCGGCGACGCCTCCCGCTTCAGGCTCCGTGGCCCCGTGGTCACCGAAGGCGCCCGCCACGGCGACTCCATCGCCGTCAACGGCGTGTGTCTCACGGTCGTCGAACACGAGGGTGACGAGTTCACCGCCGACGTCATGGCGGAGACCCTCGAGCGCTCCAGCCTGGGAGTCCTCGCCGTCGGCTCCCGCGTCAACCTCGAACGCCCCATGGCCCTGGGCGCCCGCCTCGGCGGTCACATCGTGCAGGGCCACGTCGACGGCACGGGCACGGTCCTCGAACGTAAGCCGTCCGAGAACTGGGAGATCGTCAAGATCTCCCTCCCCGCCGACCTCACCCGCTATGTCGTCGAGAAGGGATCCATCACCGTCGACGGCATCAGCCTCACCGTCGTCGACGCCGGGCCCGACTACTTCACCGTCAGCCTCATCCCCACCACCCTCGACCTGACCACGCTCGGCCGCAAGCAGCCCGGCGACCCGGTCAACCTCGAAGTCGACGTCATCGCCAAGTACGTCGAACGGCTGCTCGGCGCACAGGGGACCCAAGGTGCACAGGGGACACAGGAAACATGGGGGGCGGCGAAGTGA
- a CDS encoding ROK family transcriptional regulator, translating to MPASPSTARAINDRLALRLLQQEGPLAAWQLKQLTGLSRPTVADLVERLTVAGLITVVGESGEQRRGPNAKVYGIVADLAHLAALDVRTEGVSVVVSDLVGGVLAEASVPIGDDTGTGPAVEQAVALVERVAKEAGAMGLHTVGIGAPGLIDPATGELRDTAGLPGWHRRLVAALQERLPETRVIVENETNLAALAEQRDGAARGRDTFVLLWLGHGTGAAVVLDGTLRRGASGGTGEIGFLPVSGTGRLPSATDCEGGFHSLAGGAAVVRLAGEQGLVADAGVHEPHAATLVRAAVASPGTPVHARFLDALAERVAIGAASVVAVLDPGCVVLGGEVGRAGGDVLAARVEERLARMSPLPAEVQVSALGGAAVLRGALLTAREGAQEELFGGSVRWRESLAGG from the coding sequence ATGCCCGCATCACCGAGCACCGCCCGGGCCATCAACGACCGGCTCGCCCTGCGTCTGCTCCAGCAGGAAGGCCCGTTGGCGGCCTGGCAGTTGAAACAGCTCACCGGCCTCTCCCGCCCGACGGTCGCCGACCTCGTCGAACGCCTCACCGTCGCCGGGCTGATCACGGTCGTGGGGGAGTCGGGGGAGCAGCGGCGGGGCCCCAACGCGAAGGTGTACGGGATCGTCGCCGACCTCGCCCACCTGGCCGCCCTCGACGTCCGTACCGAAGGCGTCTCCGTCGTCGTCTCCGACCTGGTGGGCGGGGTGCTCGCCGAGGCGTCCGTGCCCATCGGGGACGACACCGGTACCGGTCCCGCCGTGGAACAGGCGGTCGCTCTCGTCGAGCGGGTCGCCAAGGAGGCCGGGGCCATGGGGTTGCACACGGTCGGGATCGGCGCCCCCGGTCTGATCGATCCGGCGACGGGTGAACTCCGGGACACCGCGGGACTGCCCGGGTGGCACCGCAGGCTGGTGGCGGCCCTCCAGGAACGGCTTCCCGAGACACGGGTGATCGTCGAGAACGAGACCAACCTCGCCGCCCTCGCCGAGCAGCGGGACGGCGCCGCCCGTGGCCGCGACACCTTCGTGCTGCTGTGGCTCGGTCACGGCACCGGCGCTGCCGTGGTCCTCGACGGCACCCTGCGCCGGGGGGCCTCCGGCGGCACCGGCGAGATCGGCTTCCTGCCGGTGTCGGGGACGGGGCGGCTGCCCTCGGCGACGGACTGCGAGGGCGGCTTCCACTCGCTCGCCGGTGGGGCGGCGGTCGTCCGACTGGCCGGCGAGCAGGGCCTGGTGGCCGACGCCGGCGTCCATGAGCCCCACGCGGCGACCCTGGTCCGAGCGGCCGTGGCGAGTCCCGGTACCCCGGTCCACGCCCGCTTCCTGGACGCCCTCGCCGAGCGCGTCGCCATCGGCGCCGCCTCCGTCGTCGCCGTCCTCGACCCGGGGTGTGTGGTGCTGGGGGGTGAGGTCGGCCGGGCGGGCGGCGACGTACTCGCCGCCCGGGTCGAGGAGCGGCTCGCCCGCATGTCCCCCCTCCCGGCCGAGGTGCAGGTGAGTGCGCTGGGCGGCGCGGCGGTTCTGCGTGGGGCGTTGCTGACGGCTCGGGAGGGCGCTCAGGAGGAGTTGTTCGGGGGGTCGGTCAGGTGGCGGGAAAGCCTGGCGGGCGGTTGA